From Candidatus Liberimonas magnetica:
CCCGCACCTAAAACCAACTTAGCCAAGAAAAATAATCCTGCACCGGAAACAAACAGCTTTGCAATTGTAAACGGCCCTTTTACTTTTGTTTCATCTTTGGCTATTTTATGCGGCAAAACATACATTCCAACTATATAAAGGGTCCCTAAAACCACCCCTATTCCCATACTTACTGGAGAGACCCCGAGTGCAGTGACAAAACTCGCTATCAAGGCAAGTATAAAACCGGAAATAACATACTGGAACTTCCTTTCTTTAAGCTTAACCGGCTCTATTGGAACCATTTGCTTTATTCCAAGAAAGGTTAAGCCAGCCGCAATAAGCCCGACAGCTGAAGTAACAACTGCAGCTACTATGGCTACAGGGCTAGCCATGGCAAATGCTATAACAAAGGATACAGGCACTGCAATAAGGGCGCCGCGCACTGTAAAGTTCAAAATAATAAAGAAGAAATCAACCGCAGAATTCACATACCCTTTCAAATCCTGGTTGCTGGTCAATCTGCTGAAATATTTTCCTGTGCTGCGCCCCACATGGATACGGTTAAGGTATGTCCGCTGCAGAGTTAAAATGGCTATGAAAACCGCAAAAGCGATCGTCCCAAGAATAAGAAGTTCCGGTGTTGCATAAATGCCTAACTGCACAAGCATTGGAGACAGCACATTTACAACTTGTTTTAAGGCAAGGTCGCTCAACATCTGGCCGGCACTTAAAATCTGAAGCGGATTAAACTTTTTAAAGTAAAATAGTGCGCCAAGACCGGAAACTATTAAAACAGGTATCGCAACCTTACGGGCTTGCTTGACGGCTTGCGGCCAGCCTGTTTTTAGACTATCTTTTATCTTCTTTACCGTAGAACTTATCCATTTGCTTGTTTTAGACCTGGAGGCTTCTTTTTTGGCTTTTTCAACACTTTTGGCAAGCTCTTGATCAGTTTTAAGACTAACTGTTATTTGTAAACTCATATCTCCCAATGTCCCTTGAACTTCGTGTAAAGCTTTAATTTGTTCAAGCGCTGCCTCTATTGTCGCTAGATACCCGGTTTTAAATTCTTGAGCCATGGTTTCTGCCAAAGCTGTCAGAGCCTGGTTGTATTCTCTTATATTTGCGGCTGTATCCGGATTTTTCTTCTTTTGTGCGTCTTTAAATTTGGCTTCAATTTCCTTCACCCTGGCTGCATAGACTAGTTGTTGAACTCCATAATAACCCAGGACCATTTGTTTTATTCCTGTCCTTACTGTTGTAAAGTTTTTTGAAGCTTTTTCCGCTCCCTCTTTAGCAAACAATCCTTCTAATAACTTCCGCTGTTCAGGGCTCAGCAAGTCTAATTCGCCAGCTTTAAGGGCTCCATCCCCGTGGGTAACTGCTTTTTTTATATTTTCTATGCCTGCTTTGGAACCAAAAAGAGCAAGAGCTTCTGTTTCTGCCCTTTCATCAATCATAGTCTTTATAATGTTCGGGAATTCAACTTCAATTTTTTCAGCCATATTGCCAAACAAATCATCAAGAGCCTTGTTGTATTCCCTCATATAATCAAAAGTGTACGCTTTCGGGAACATAATCTGTTCCTGGGCATAATTAAAGCTTGTCTCTATATCGGTCAGCGTAGTTTCAAAATTAGACCATTGCTTATCATAATATTCCAGAGCATGAGCCTTTAAACCAAGCCTTATCTCAGCAAGTTTTTTAGGAGCATCAACTCCGTAGTTGCGGGTCAATACGGCAACTAATAGTTGCAGCTGCTCAGGGCTCAGCAAGTCTTTCTCGCCTTCTTTGAGGGCTTCATTGCCGTGGGTAACTGCAGTCAATATCTGTTCTCTGCTTAAAAAACCTCCGCGCCTGCCTGTTTTTTGAAATGCCAGGTATTTGTCTGCATGCGAATCAGATTTGTCCAGGGAATCATGAGTTGTAACAGCCCTTTGCTGGGCAACTGACAACTGCAAAATATCTATTTGCCTCATTATCTCCTGGCTGGCTGGATTATCCGGCCCGATATAATCATTTTCTCCTAAGGAATCTGTTATATAGCTGGCTAACTCAGGAAAATCTTTAAAAAGAGGGTCTTCTTTTGACACATAGAAATTGGCTATACCTTTTCTTGCGCGGTCCTTTGCCTGTCTTTTGAAGAATTGGTACTCATCCATGAATGCGACAAATACGTTTACCCACGTCTTAACATCAACACCTGTCCCGAGCAGCTTGTCTCCAAGGACTATAACTTCTTGCTCCGGGTCAGTAATAGCGTGCACAGCTTTATAATCTGCATCTGTACAGTGTTTAGCATCTACCCTTAAAATTTTAAGTTTTTTGCCAATTTTTGCATTTACATATATTTCTGTTCCATCTGTATCTCTTGCCTTTGTGTATCCTTCTTTTATCAGCCTTTCCACTATTTTTGCCTTGTACTCATCTACAACATTTGAGTCCTCAACAATGACCAGGCGTGTACCTTTTGTTTTTAGCACATCTTCTAAGCACTGCTCATGTTTTTTCTGTTTAGTCCCGAATATATTGCTGTTTACAGCCTCTTGTTTTGAGCCTTCTGTTGTGGGTATTTTGTGTATCTTATACTCAAACGGTGCGGCGTAATCAGCAGGTATCGTTCCTGAACCGCCGGCAAACTTTTTATGTAGAAACTCATCATAATACTGCTTATGGCTGACCCTTGCTTCTGTTTTTGTAAAAGGCGACAGCCCTTCTACAGCTATGCCTGCCATTAACTCAGCAAACTGGTGAACGCCTCCGCTCCATTGTTTCTGGGGTTCAAGCGCCCCTATAGCCTTGTTTATAATGCTGATTTTATTTACTATGGTCACCTCATCAATAGCTGCCCCTTTAGACACTTCAGCCAGCACATCTATGACAAGGCCTATCCAATACTTTTTGTTCGTATAAGGAGAAAGAGCACCTGCTTTAATACTAGCTGTCATTAATTCGTTAACTTCCTTTGCAATTTTAAAGAGGTTTCGTTGATTTTCATTTGCTAAACTGGCTAGGTTTTTATTCTCTAATAAACAGTTAAGTGCAGCTGTTATATCATCTTTTATACTAAAATCAACTTCTTTTGCTTTTTGCCTTAATTTTTCAACAGTATCTTTTACGGTACTGGTAAGCTCAGCCTTGTAATCCACCAGGTTTTTGTACTTAGTCAAAACCTGCAGCCCCATAATCAATGTATTTGTTAACTCCTGAGTATCAATACCTTGTAAAATTTGAATTCTTTTAGCTTCTTCCAATATCGTTCCATTTAAATACTTATTACCATTTCCAGTTAAACTTATTTTTTCTTCCTGGCCTTTTCCTATTTTTTCATAATATTTTCCTTGTTTATTATTTTCAATAATAAATTTGGCATGCTTTTGCACTAAAACCAAAAGCTGCCTTAATCTTTCTGAATCGTCCCGTTGTTGTCCGGACATTATGTAATCTGTGGATAAGGCTTGAGCAAGCGCCTCGTGCACTTCGTCAGCTAATTCAACCGGCGCCCTTTTTACAGCTATCCTCATATCAGGATCTGTGGCTTTTAAATCACCTATATAATCAAAACGAGGCAGGTCATAGCCTGAAAACATTATATCGCATCTTTCTTCGGGTTCTCCGTAGTACAATTTTTCCTTTTTATCAAGTTTGTGCCAGCCGCCGTCCCTGTACACCCTAACAATACCGGTATCCCCTGCTTCCTTAATATTGCCTGTCTTCCATCCCAGCTTATAAAGCAAAGGTGCAAGCTGGTCAGCTTTTTCAGCAGCCAATTTATTGTCTTTGGTTGTATGGTATATTAAAGCGTCTTTGCCATCCGTAGTTTTCTCTTTGGCTATCGTAAGATAAATGTGCATGGCCAATAAATAGCCGTATGTTTTTCCTGCACCAGGATCCATTTCATCTACATAAGTGCCTTCCTTGCCTATTAAAAGAGAAGGTACAAGGTCAAGCCCAAAGCGTTTTTGAGACAGCCATTTCTTTTCGTTAAAGCCCGGGCCTACTGTATCTCTAACTTCTTTTTCAACTTGTTGTATCAATTCTTTAACCCTTTCTACCTTTCCACCAAAATTATCATTGGCGATTTTAGTTATTAGCTCATCTGTTGTGGGAACATTTTCTTTTTCCTTTTTGGGGGCTCTCTTGGCTGCTGTTTTCTTTTTGGCTTTTAGTTTTGAAGCTATCGCGTTTTTAATTCCAGGGTAGGTTAAGTATGCGGCTGTTATAATATTTGTTACCAATACAGTCCCGGATAAACCCAGGACTAAAACTGTTGACAGGCCGGGTACCGCAAGAGGCACGGCAGCTAAAAACATTCCTAAGCTAAGAGCAAATATTTTAGAACTTCTTTTAACATTGTTAAATGTTCTGCTAAACGTAGCTCCAAGCCCGGCTTTTCCTGCACCCCAGCCCTCCAAAACGAAGTATGGTATGTGAGGCGCATAAAATGCCGCAAAAGCAATAAAAGGTAGGGCTGCAGGGCTACCTGGTATTAAAAATATAGCAATTAGTACCAAAGCAACCGATAAAATAACACCTGTAACCACAGCCCCGTTTTTTTCATAAAGATTCACTGCTCTTTCAAGTTTTTGCCGGTTCTTGGCATTAAAAATTATTTTGAAAGAACTATCTACTGTAAAGAATTTAATTGCCCGTTGTTCCCTGGTGCTTATTTCATTTCCAATTCTATTCTTTGCATCTCTAAGCCATTGAACTGATCTAATTGACTTGCCGCCAGCCCAATCATTTATTTTATTTAACCTGACTTTAAGTAATTTAAAGATAGCCTGAATAACAAGTTTTGTTCCTATTCTCGGTTTATACACAACCTCCTTATCTGCTCCAGGGAATTGTGCCCCAACTATATTTGAAGCTGCCACTATTCTAGCCGGGATGCTTTTAACCCAACCGGCCATTTTATTTAATCTAGATTTAATCAATCCAAAAGCAGCCTTAACATCTCTTACTTTTTTTATTTTTGCTAGTTTTTTATCTGTTGCAGTTGCAAGCTCGGCGCCTGCTTTGTAAAATGTTTTATTCCAAAACTTATGGAAAGCCAGCACTATTTTTACGGCTTGTTCTTTATTTACAGGCGATAACCAGTACAAAATATACATAAAAGCAAGGCCGGCATTACGCAAAACCATCTGTAACCTGCTTTTATTATCATGGGCCTTTATAAAGGTATTCCAGGCCTCTTTGCTGCGGAAAGCTCCAAGTACTGCATAGAGTTCATACCCGGGTGCAAAGCTGACTGCATAATCAAAATAACTTTCATTGGTTAATGGCTGTCTTTGTTGATTATAGCTGGTCTTGGCGTCATTTGTTCCTTTATTAATTGTTATAGGTTTTTCATCTATTGAATCTATTTTTGCCGTTTTAGCCTTACCGTTATCTGTCTCAATGTTAAATTTCACGACCTTGCTGTTTGGGCTTACAATGTCCTTAAATATAAGCTGTCCATTTTCAAGAGAGAGGACACCTGTAGCTTTCAACATACCTGTATTTAATTCATTTATTGCTTCTTCTATTGTCTTTCCGCTGTTAAGCAAAACTACAACAGCGGTTTCTGCCAGGCTCCAGTTCTTTATGTACTCCGGATTCTGCGAAAGGGACTGGAGGGCAAGGGCCTGAAAAAGGATCTTATTCTGTTCTTTTGCCAGTTTCGCATATACCTCATCTGCAAACTTTGAATCCTGGGTCACGTTCGGGGTTATTATTATATGAGATATTTTCTTTTCATCAAGGAGCTTTGACACGCCTTCGGTATGGAACCCTCCTGTAACCATAACGATTATTCTTTCTGCTTTTTTAAGCGCCTTGGCTATGTCTTCTGCCTGGTCTTTACCTGCGGCTGCAGCAGAAGTTCCGCAAACATCTTTTCCCAGGCACATCTTAATAAACGTAGAGTTTCTTTCCTGGTTAACCTTATAAAACTCGGAGAAAAGTGTTTCATAGCCTTTGAATGAATTAAGCCTGTCATTACCTATATATTTAGCCCACAGGTTTTTAAATTTACCTATATTGTTTAAAAAATAGTCGTAATCATCCGCGGACATCTTATTCCTGTAATAATCATCGAAATAGCTTTTAAATTCAGTCAGGAACACGGCATCGTATTCGCTCTGATTTGAAGCAAGCCTGGCAAAGATTTCACTGGTCAGCTTTTTCTCTTCATAAACAAGGTTAAGAGGGTTTGCTTCCTGGCTTTTCTCGATATAGGCAAAAAATTTGGCCAGCTCAGGGTACCTTTCATTAACGTTAAGATTAAGGCTGTGATCCTTGGAAAGTTTCATCAAATACTGGAACACTTTATCTGATTTTGAGAAATTATCCGTGTTGTCAAGCAGGATCTTATAGGCCCTATAAGGCAGTTTTTCCTTTAATATGCTTACATATTCCTGAAGGTCCTTTGCTATCTTTTTGTATTTAATACCTTTTTCAAGGTCAACAACTTCCACAAAGCACTGCAGGTTTGGATAACCGTTTATATCCATATCAAGCTTTTGGGCATATTTACCCAGCTCTATATAAAACTTCTTCGTATCTATTTTACTATTCATATAGTTCAAAACGAGTTTTTCAAACTTTTTCTGTTTGGAATTAAAATACCTTTTTCTTACCGGGGTAAGGTCTGCATCTGCATCGCTCAAGGCTTTATCTATTTCAGTCTTATCCTGAATTATCTTATTAAGCCTCAGCAAATTCCCCCTGTAACTATTCTCGTCTTCCAGGCCCAGAAGAAAGTTAGGTTTATTATTAATTACGGAATAATATTCAGAACCAGTAAGCTTACCCTGGTCTATAAGAGAATCCAGTATTTTCTGTTTTAATGCCTTATCTTTAACGGAACAAAGCCAGGACGTATCAACATTTCCTACAGCTCCCTCGATGTAGATATTAGGGATTCCGTACTTTTCAGTAATAAGTGATATTATGCCGTTAATATTGCGCTGGACTTCCGCGTGGCAGTGCAGGTCCTGGATATTTATCACAATGTCTTTGCTCTCGTACAGCTTTGCTTTTGTTATCCTGCCTGAAGTATAGGGTATGGAAAGTTCATTAAATACCTTTGCAAATTGCTTTATCTCCTCTTTCCCTTTTGCCGCAGAAGCTAAAACCTCGCTAAACACTGATGTCAATAGAAAGCATACCAGGACCAGGACCGCAGTAACCTTGGTAAAGTTTATAACCCTAGCCAGAACATGCAGACCGCCCTGTGCGCTGCCAAGAACAGCAGGCACAAAGGATACAATATCCCTCACTGCGATCTCCTTAAAAAGCATCTTTCTCAGCCAATTGAAAAATTTGTTGTTTAATAAAATTTTTGTGTAATACATTTTTTTCTCCCTAAAAGAAAAACCCAGCTTATACTTTAAGCTGGGCATTTCTTTGTCTATTTATATTTTTTGAAACTATATATTCGATGGACCCCCTCGGAAGTAAAACGAACATTGCCAGAATAAGCATTATAAAAATGTTAACAGGGGGAGCTGCGTTTTGAGAGAAAAAAGCCAGGAAAGCATCCTTACGGTCAACCATAAAAGGAAATGCTGAATCTGTCTGGTTATAAATTTTCTCCAGCTTTGTTCTTATTGATTTGTTCGTAAAATCATTGACCAGAGAATAATCTGCAGATGTATTTTTTTTAGTTTTAGAACTTGTATCGGAAGGCCTTCTTGAAGCGCCAGACGAAACACAGCTTCTGCCGTCGTAGAATATCTTATATACTAGATTAATCGGTAGCGATGATAACGTAAAAAGCTCCAAAATCGCCGACTGGTTTCTAAATGCATTCTTAAAAAGTTCATACTCATTCTGGTCTATGTTAACTTTAACCATCAACCCGTTGATGAGGATCGATGCAATTACACAACCCGCGATCAAAATATTCAAGCCCTCAGGTTTTAGTACTTTATGATAATTAAATTTATATTTAATCATTTTTTTACCTAAATTTACTTCTGTATTATAATATATAATATTGCAATATAAAGAAATAATATAAAAAAAGGTGTAAAATATTTGTGAATTTTTATCCGCTGAAAAACACACTAGACCCTGATTTTACAGATTGAACCAGAGATTGTTGGTTTTTTTCAACAATCTCAAAACCTCATTGTTACACCTATCCTGTGAGATCCCGTGCTTTCCTGAATTTCAAGCGGCAAACCAAAGGCATAATCAATTACAAGTTTGTATTTTGAAGACAGGCTTATTTCATAGCCCAGGCCTGTCGAAATCTCGCTGGTTCGGCAGCCGAGCCTCACAGCAAAACGCCCGTCAAAAAGCCAGGTTTCTAATCCGCTGCGCACATCAACCACATCAGCTCTGGATACATAATCAAGGGCGAATGTAAAATAGGGCAGCTTTAAAAACGGAAGTTTTGCATTATAATAAGATACTCCTACGGTATTTTCACTTTCTACAACGTCCTGGGTTTTTAACCCCATATCGGGCTTGGTAATGTTCTTGCTGACAAGACCTATCTTTATATCCGTTTTAGGAACAAAAAACAAAAAGCCGGCATCAAATGTTACAGCATCTTTTGAGCTCCCTGACTCAAAAACAGGGTCATTATAGGTCCTTACATCCAAAGTATATTCTTTACGCAGGTATTTAGCGTTAACCCCTAAAGCCAAATCTTTTTTTATTAAACGTCCATAGGTAAAGTTGCCCGTATCTTCCCTGTAAAGACCGGGAGAAAACAGCGACGACCAGGTAAGACTTAAACTGCCGTATTTCTTATTTAAAGGATGCACATAAGACAGATAATTAAGCCCTAGATCAACTCCTTCTAAACCCGTAAACAAGCGTGACGACATAAAAGTGACTTCATTCTTAGAGATTTGAGCTATCCCGCCAGGATTATATAAAGAAGCGTTTGAATCATCTGCTACAGCTACAAAAGCACCGCCCATACCTGCAGGTCTTACGCCCCAGCCGGAGTCCTTGAAAGCTCCAAAAACAGGGGTAATGGATAAGGTGTAATGGGTAAGTAAACAGAGAGCAAAAACAATAAAAAACATATATTTTTTGAAATATATTTTTGATTTATTATGAAGCTCCACATGCATGGACATTCGGCTGAACCCATTCGAAAACTCAGGACAGTGAGTGAAATCGAACTGCTCAGTCGAAGCCCCCGTGGTTTTCAAGACTGCGTGATAAAAGTGATTAAATAATGCTTTTAATCTTTTATTCATTTCATTTACCTTTATTTTCTACTTATCACTTATACCTTACCCCTTATCCCTGCCGTTAAGTTATTTCGCCACAACCACAGTGCCGCTTATGATATCCTTTCCTTTTTTGATCTGATAGATGTATAAACCGCTCTCAACTAGTTTTCCATTTTCATCTTTTCCATCCCAGGCAAGGTTTGCATTTCCCGACAGCTGCCTTATCCTTTTTCCCGTGATATCATAAATATTTACGACGTCGTCGCTGGCTAGTGCGCTAAAGTTAATATAATCATTCTTTGTGTCAACAGTTGCCGGCGTTATTATTCTTTCTTTAGGCCTGTAATCATCGCTGGAGAGTGCGCTAGCTACAGGAAAAAGCGCATACATGCTAAAATGTGTAATCCTGTCATAGGAAACCACGTCCCTGGTTGTGTCAACATCACCGCCCATGTATCTCCAGGCCACGCCATCCCACCAAAACATCCTAAGGCTTGTATCAGGATAACTTGTTCCGTCAACATAGTCATTATCATTTGAATCTTCAAAGGCCAGGGATATTTTTGCAGGTTTTTTAAATACAAGCCCTTCCGGTTCAAAACTATAAGCATACACCGGTTTTTGTGAAACCGCAGGTGGGCTGCCGTCAGCAAGTGTTGAAGGGACAAGCTCGGTTATTTTAAGATTTATGCTTGAATCTATTGCTCCATCAGGAACCTCAATTGAAGTAATGCCCGTATAAGGATTCCCTGTAAAAAGATATGCCGTGCCTCCTTTATTTGTAATAGTTGAGGTATTTTCAGAGCTTATAGGAACTTTACAAAAGAGGTACTGCATGGCACTAAAATCTACGGTCTTTAAAATGATATCACTAAATTTGCCTTTTATTACTTCAGCATAATTCCCGGCTGTATTTGGCCAATAACCGTGTTTGCCGTTGGTACTGACAGCTTCCATACGGTAGTAAAAATATTGAGCGCTGCTGTTTTCTATAGTCATTGTAGTCGTAAAAACAAAATAATCCGTACGATAGGAAGCTATAATGGTTTGCGTAGAAATTTCGGTATCTTTATCCGTGGAATAATAAATATTTACATGGGAGAGAGGGTAATCGTTGGAAGCACTCGCCTTTATGCAAACCATTCTATTAAACGGAGAGATTTGCTGCAGGGGGTCATGGGCAACAGTAACAGGGACCAGATTAACCGAAGCTACAAAAGACATAGCGTCTCCGATAGTAAAAGAAACCGGCAAGGGATGGTCAGATATTTTTATCGGTGTATTACGTCCATTTTTTTGAGCTATATAAACAAAATGCTTAGCATAGCCGTCGATCAGGTATAACGAAAGCAAGCTTAATAAAGCCACAACAAAAGAGATTTTAAACCGATAAGCTTTAGGCTTGTTAACATTGCCGTCATTGCGGCCCCGTTTAGCCGGAGAAGCAATCTTGCTGCAAACTGAAACAGACTGCTTCGCAGTCATGCTGCTATCAATAACAGCCGTGCCCCATAAACCTTTTATATTGGTGATAATCTTTTTTAGCTTTTTCAGCATTCTTTCATCACTCATCCTTAAACCCAGATTTTGTAATAGACTTTGGAATTCGACATAAAATAGCTTCATTTTTCTGTCTAAAAAAGTTCAACATACCACAGCGGGTATGCCTGCACTTTTTTAGTGCAGAAAAATTTTGCTCTTTTTCGTCTCGGTTCTCAAATCCTATTGCAAAAGCTGGGTTACAACGTCTTGCCATACCAGAGTGTTTCTATCAGGCCTGGCCCTGAAGTTGCCGGACAATTTCACAACCTTCGGAAGATGCAGCAGGGTTTAAAAATAGTCGGGCAAACTACGGCTATTTTGCTTTTTTTAGCATCTTTATTTGTTCATTTGCCAAGATAAAATTATAACTTTTTTTAACCCTTATAGTTACAGGTTCAGTGGTCCAGATTTTTAGCACAGCTTTGTATTTTCCGCCTTTCAAACTAAACCCGTCTTTTTTGCCCTGATACGTTTCTGTCTGCTTGGGGAATACCGGCCAGCCCTGTTTTAATTCAAAATTCCCTGTTTTTTTACTTAATAAAAAACCTTTACGATAGATTTCAACGCTGCCAAACGGCCTAAGCAATGAGTTCCCTATATTGGATACCTTTGCCATCGCATTGACCTCGAAAGAATTCCCTGAAAGCTCAAGGTCACCGATATCCAAACCGAATTTTTCAGTATTTCTTATCCTGACATACACAGGGATACTGTACTGCGTTTTTAACATCTGGTCAGCCACTTCTCCATTTTTTTCGATATTTTGTACCAGATAACTGTTTAAGACCATAAGAAAACCTTTTGCATCTTTTGGGACTTTAACTTTAAATTTAACTTCTTTCGTTTCCTCCGGTTTTAAATCAAACTCACGCACCGGCATTTCAAACCAGGTTTCCTGCTTCATACCCGTGTTTTCATCAGCAATGTAATAATCTTTCGAATTTACATCTACCCTGACATCATTTTTTTCCTGATTCGTTATCTTATAGGCTCCCTCAAAAACATCCCCGGGATCGCTCAAATACTCAAATCGCATCGGCAGAATAGATATGCCTGCATAAGCAAGGGAAAAAGAAAATAGGACTGACATCAACAACATCAAACAACGTTTCATAACAATCTCCTTATGGAATAATATAATCTAAAATAAGTTTGTTGGTGGTATATTGCTGCGCATACGAATCGTTCAGCCGCACCGCAACATAAATAAAAGTCTGCGCGCTTGCGGGTGCAGGGCAAGGCTGTAGACCTGGAGCCGGATCGACATCTGTTCCTGTGTGGTCTGCCCAGTATACCCCGTCCAAACCGTACGGGCCTACCCCCTGAGACCAGACCCTGATGTATTCTTCCATATTAGAAAAATACGGCCCGCCTGAAGCAGTCGTCTGGCTCTTATCCTTCATCCACCTCCATTGATAATCTGTAAATCCTTCTGATCCATCACCCCGGTCTTTTAGCCACACCGGTGTGACAGGAGTAATCTGGCTGGTAGTGACCTTCCAGCACATAGCCAGCCCCCAACTCGTGCTGCTTACTCCGACTAAATTAAAACCTCTTCCTGTCGGAGTGCTTAGAGGGCCTATATATTTTGGGTTTGC
This genomic window contains:
- a CDS encoding T9SS type A sorting domain-containing protein, with the translated sequence MSDERMLKKLKKIITNIKGLWGTAVIDSSMTAKQSVSVCSKIASPAKRGRNDGNVNKPKAYRFKISFVVALLSLLSLYLIDGYAKHFVYIAQKNGRNTPIKISDHPLPVSFTIGDAMSFVASVNLVPVTVAHDPLQQISPFNRMVCIKASASNDYPLSHVNIYYSTDKDTEISTQTIIASYRTDYFVFTTTMTIENSSAQYFYYRMEAVSTNGKHGYWPNTAGNYAEVIKGKFSDIILKTVDFSAMQYLFCKVPISSENTSTITNKGGTAYLFTGNPYTGITSIEVPDGAIDSSINLKITELVPSTLADGSPPAVSQKPVYAYSFEPEGLVFKKPAKISLAFEDSNDNDYVDGTSYPDTSLRMFWWDGVAWRYMGGDVDTTRDVVSYDRITHFSMYALFPVASALSSDDYRPKERIITPATVDTKNDYINFSALASDDVVNIYDITGKRIRQLSGNANLAWDGKDENGKLVESGLYIYQIKKGKDIISGTVVVAK